Proteins found in one Dioscorea cayenensis subsp. rotundata cultivar TDr96_F1 unplaced genomic scaffold, TDr96_F1_v2_PseudoChromosome.rev07_lg8_w22 25.fasta BLBR01000241.1, whole genome shotgun sequence genomic segment:
- the LOC120253914 gene encoding uncharacterized protein LOC120253914, translating into MFFHALHSKVLIGVPLGEVGSMCNLHYADDLLVLTTGGLEDLRVVKLILLVFEGMTGLATNFSKTCLYSSYRDLLPDRACRSLSCERGSFRVTYLGYPDLGVEAKKARREELIVKIEGDFPLGKCNISSLGGRLTLVNSVLSAIPTYWMSLFRLPCWVIKKINRIRRDFLWSGPDIDHPKVRLIGWKNLCRSRDQRGWGILELQNFNLALLGKWWWKYLSDPTWCGANIVKFNYGLERWNLFPRQAGEDLLLLERSNELLAGFTRLYPPRCQFGN; encoded by the coding sequence ATGTTCTTTCATGCACTTCATTCGAAGGTCTTGATTGGGGTGCCGTTAGGTGAGGTGGGAAGCATGTGCAACCTCCATTATGCCGATGACCTCCTGGTTTTGACTACGGGAGGGCTTGAAGATCTGCGGGTGGTGAAGCttattttgttagtgtttgagGGGATGACGGGTTTAGCAACTAACTTTTCCAAAACTTGCTTGTACTCTTCCTATCGGGACTTGCTCCCCGACCGTGCATGCAGATCGCTTTCTTGTGAGAGGGGGTCCTTCCGGGTTACATATCTCGGGTATCCCGATCTCGGGGTGGAGGCCAAGAAGGCAAGGCGGGAGGAGCTTATTGTTAAAATCGAAGGCGACTTTCCACTTGGAAAGTGCAATATCTCGTCGTTAGGTGGTCGGCTTACCTTGGTGAATTCTGTCCTCTCTGCTATCCCTACGTATTGGATGTCTCTTTTCCGATTACCCTGTTGggttatcaaaaaaattaaccgTATTAGAAGGGACTTCTTATGGTCGGGACCTGACATTGACCACCCTAAGGTTAGGCTTATTGGGTGGAAGAACCTCTGTCGATCACGTGATCAAAGAGGGTGGGGTATTCTCGAGCTCCAGAATTTCAACTTGGCGCTGTtaggcaaatggtggtggaaatatTTGTCGGATCCGACTTGGTGTGGGGCGAATATTGTTAAGTTCAATTATGGATTAGAACGATGGAACTTGTTCCCTAGGCAAGCGGGGGAGGATCTCCTTCTTCTGGAAAGGAGTAATGAGCTGCTTGCCGGCTTTACGAGGTTGTATCCTCCAAGATGTCAATTCGGGAACTGA